The Acidobacteriota bacterium genome contains the following window.
TTTCCGCCACCCGTCGGAGCCGAAAGCACCAGGATCACGCTCTCCCTCACCGTTCCCTCTCCTCGAATGTCCTCTTCACGCCACGTTCTGCGCCTGCTCCCTCATCTGCTCCACGACCAGCCTCATCTGGAGGCCCGTCTGGGTGAGGGCGTAGGCGTCCGATTTGGCCAGGAGTGTGGAGACCTCGCGCTGCATTTCCTGGAGGAGGTGGTCGAGGCGGCGGCCCAGGTCCCCGCCGTTCCCATCGAGGAGGTCCGCCATGGCCTGCCGGTGCGCGGATAGGCGGACCAGTTCCTCCTGGACATCGGCCCTCTGCGCCAAGAGGGCCACCTCCTGCTCCATCCGACCCGGATCCACCTGGACTCCGAGCTGCTGGATCCTCTGATTGAGCCGCTCCGCCGCGGACTCCACCTGTTCGGCCGCGGCCCCCTCGGCCTCCGCCTTCAGCGCACTCAGGGCCTCCAGAGCCTGCCGGAACTGGACTTCGATCCTCTCTCCCTCGGCCCGGCGGGTATCCCGGAAGCGCGACAGGGCCTCCGAGAGGGCCTCGAGGAGGACCTCGCCCGCCAGGGCTTCCACGCGGGGCGAAAGGGCCACCCGCACGGCGTCGGGAACGGTGAGGAGGTCTCCGAGGGTCATGCCCCGCGCCAGAAGGCCGTCCCGCGCCAGCGCCGCGGAGAAGGCCCCCAAAGCCCTCGCCGCCGCCTCGGAGTACCGGACCTCCACGGTTTCCTCGCCGAGCGCTTCCAGGAAGGCCCGCACCTCCACCCGGCCCCGGGCCACGGAGGCCCTCACGGCCTGCCGGCACGCCAGTTCGTGGGCCTGAAGCGCGGGGGGAAGGGAGACCTGCACGTCCAGGCCCTTGTGGTTGACCCCCCGGACTTCCACCCGAACTCTCAGTCCGTCCCGCTCGATCTCCGCCCGGCCGAAGCCCGTCATGCTCTCCACAGGGCCTCCTCCGCAAGGGCCCCTTGGGCCCTTTTCACCGCTCCCTCCAGGCTCTCCTCCACCCGCCGGCGGAGGGCCTCCACGCCGGAGTCGTCCAGG
Protein-coding sequences here:
- a CDS encoding YicC/YloC family endoribonuclease is translated as MTGFGRAEIERDGLRVRVEVRGVNHKGLDVQVSLPPALQAHELACRQAVRASVARGRVEVRAFLEALGEETVEVRYSEAAARALGAFSAALARDGLLARGMTLGDLLTVPDAVRVALSPRVEALAGEVLLEALSEALSRFRDTRRAEGERIEVQFRQALEALSALKAEAEGAAAEQVESAAERLNQRIQQLGVQVDPGRMEQEVALLAQRADVQEELVRLSAHRQAMADLLDGNGGDLGRRLDHLLQEMQREVSTLLAKSDAYALTQTGLQMRLVVEQMREQAQNVA